Below is a genomic region from Anguilla anguilla isolate fAngAng1 chromosome 18, fAngAng1.pri, whole genome shotgun sequence.
acaGATTTCTCATTTGGCTTGTCGCTTCGTATGTTTCTGAATTCTTTTGTTCCCCCACAACATTTTTTGGCAAGGTGTCCACACCAGCAATTAAGACCCAACTGACTTCACTTGGCAGTCTttaattgattcattaaaaaatttaactTATTTCTACATTAATAATTTCTCATATCGCACATTGCAATAATGATTAACTGTCTTGGGCCGTGTATTCTTCATAGTGCGCATAGCGATTTCTAAAATAACATGGCTTTAATATTATttagtgtctaattaagaacaagtAGTTGTTGCAATTCAGAGGTTGCAATAATTGTTGGAAAGAAAACTAGTGTACACAGTGTACTCCAGTGTCAGACGTTCCCAAACTCCAGGTATCCGATCAAGACCCGTATCTATCCaatacatgtatacatttatattaaacaaATCATCATGTTATTGCATTCGAAGGTAAACAATGTATGTACTGCATAAGACGATTGTGCAtttcctaaaataaatacatgaatctATAATTAGGAATGTACTTTCtctaatattttattgtcttttctGGTCAGgatattactatttttatttctatattattAAAAAGTTAATGTAAGTAAGAAAATCTTACTTATATTAAATTTAGCGAAGTGAAGAGAACTGGATAATAATGGCATCAGTCAGGACTAAATGCATTCCAGTGCATCATTACACATTTAATGAACAGACcaactgcactgtaaaatgtccacaTACAGATTTGACAGATATTATTTTTGCACCATACTTGAGAGATATCATATGtacataattatgtttttattttacagtccTTTCATTaaagttttcacattttacaccaAATATATATCATAAGTACTCCGAAAATAACAATTAATATCTTTATGCCAGGTCGTATGTACACGTCCTCTTAACAGGAATCTACATTTTACTGGTGTGATGTTCACTATTCCTTTATGATGATAACCTCACAGTACATCCAACCAAGAGGGCAGAGCTTCAAAAACCTAAGCAGCAAAGACATCGACCACACCAGTCCTGCCGATTCTGTCAAATGTGAGTaattcatttccttttctttttgttggtTTCGTTTTGGTGGGGGCTAAATGGGGGAGTCTTAGATCAAACATGAGGAAGTTGGGTTTTTGGGATCCCCTCAACAGTCATGAGATGCTAAAAGACTCATTAACCCACTGTCCTCAAACCCACATGTAATGCTAGCAATCGCATAAGCCCCCAGACAACCCACTTACATACAGAATGGTTCCGTCTTACTGCGTTTCTCAACAGTCTTCTGGGTGCTCTTGCACATTGAGTCATGTGAGTAATTTTGGTCAGCAACTGTTGCTTCGTGACAAGAAGGTTGGAATACTGACTGTGGAGTTTTTATGTTCTCACAATGTCCACATAGTTTTCCTCCCAAAGTCCAAACACATACAGGCTAGGCTAagtggagactctaaattgcctgtgagtatgagtgtgtgagtgaatggtgcatatgccctgtgatggactggtgacctgtcctgaccagtccagggtgtatttttGCCAGTTTTCCCAGCAACGCTGACtaggaataagcgggttagaaaatggatggatggatgttccAAACTGATTGATCAAAGGGAGCACCTTttgaggtgtgtgcgtgtgtgtgtgtgtgtgtgcgcgcgtgcgtgtgtgcatgtgtgcgggCAAGTTCCAAACTGACCAATCAGTTACAAACACCAGTTTTATTTCTGGAACTCCTATATGCACTGCTGTTAAACTTATAAATCTATTTGACTGGAGGGTTAAGTTCTCTGAAGATTTATCAGATCCCTCTACAGCCATCAATACTCCTGAACCTCCATCTTGGGAAACAGTGAAAACTGCTTTATAAAGCCCACAGGTAAACTGAGTGTGTTTGCAGGGTGCCTATACAAGGCAACAGAGGCCATGCAAACTCCCCTTCCATCTCTATGCCTCTCACTATTGAAAGATAATACTTTGTCCTCTGGTTTGTCCTTCCCTCCTACCATCAGGAGTTAATTAGCTTAATTAATTATGACAATGGTGGTGTCACCATGTTCAGAAACAGTGCAATATGGCACAGGGAAGCTTGTGTTATCTGTGCAAAACAGGACATATGTCGGCAGCGTATTTGACTAAGTTTAAGTTGCAACTCTCAACCCCATTTTAGATAAATGTGTGAAGTGGAGAATGACAGAAGCTGCTTCAAATTATGGGATGGACCATTTAAAAGTAACAGAAgaaggacagacacagacagggtaGGAACTTGTTAGAAACCAGACATTTTCAGACTAACCTTTCCCACTTTGTGACATCGAGGCACTTAACAGAGCCTTTGACTCGTTGTAATTGAGTTTCTAATGAGGATGGTTCTGTGCCCCGTGGACAGGTTCTCTTCAGTGTTTCACCAGATAGgattttggtgtaaaaaaattaatgtgtcAGCAATGTTTGAAAGCCAGTTAAATCTGTAACACAGACTGGAGTCCATTTGTGGGAGGTGCAACCAAACAGAGTGCCTTTTTAACCATGGTGTGTGTCATGTTAAATAgttgttaaacatttttttatttattcatcgatttatttatttatttatcatagCCTACCTAGACTAGATTAACGCTTAATGTTATgctatatttatgaaatgtttacCTTAATTATCAAACATCAGATACGAGAGAATAGGCTGTGTTTGTTGTATTACTAATGTCCCCGTGTAAGTCCTTCAATGCATCTCTTCAGCGTGTATGGAGTATCTCAATAAAGCTGAGCGTCCCTGTCATGCTACGTTGTCAGTGTTCTTATAAAGTACAAACCTACTTGCAGTACTGCATTGAGGGTTTTCTTAAGACCTTTTCTTGTGTTTCCCAGGCCTTGGGGTTCCTCGCAGTTGTTGAACCGTCGCTCTTTTGTTGAACTTGGGCGAACAGGGTAATTAGCGCTAGAGGAAATCTCCTCCGTGCCCAAAACTaagtttctgattggtcacttcTCAGGCGCAGATGATCTCGGCAAGCTCCGAGCAGGCAGATaagataaaaaaaggaaataaatagaaaGTGTGCACATCAATTCCGCATTGTCTATTTCTCCTATAAACTGGACACGGAGAGTCGCGTGCCAGACGCGCGGTCTGTTACTGCAGCGTAGTCCATAAATTGCGGTAATAAAACCAAAGGAGACACTTTTTATATTCAGTCAAGTTTTACAAGCACATCAATCAGAGGTAAGTCTTGATATGCTCCATTGTTAACAAGAAGAATACTTATCTGTACAGAAAGGTGGCTGACATGGAAAAAATAGGAAAGTTttttgttatacattttttttaattaattggttTATATAACATTTGAATTCGTCAATACTGAGATGGTTCATGTAAACTGGAATTATGGTTTTTGTAGGCATACGATTActacaaaaagtaaaaactcaCGGCGCGTAATGTCTGTGAAATTGCCTATGTGTGCGCCAAAATAAATCTTGTTAATTCCATGCAGCCTATTTCATGAATGAATGTAGGCTATACCCATGTTTgagtaaaataaacatgaattccCGCACACTGTGACTTCACTGTTGATTAAATTTCTTTCATGTTGCAGGATGTCACCCACGAGTAATTACTGCTCTGGCTCGAAGCGGATGGCACGTGCGTCCAAAGAGAGAACATCGTGCTTGAACTCTTCAACCCATCCTTCTACTGCCAACGCAATTACCTCTTTGCAAAGCGACCAAAAAAGGTCAGGAGCTGAACTTGAAAAGGGAGGCACGGCTTTGACACGCAGTTTGGCGTCCCACGGCAAAAGGCGCAAACAAAAGCGGAAACTATCCAAAGCCAAATTGGGGTTTTTGTTAACTAAACAAAAGGTAAACCGCAGAACGAAGGCCAACGACAGGGAGAGGAACCGCATGCACAACCTTAACTCCGCCATGGATGCCCTAAGAAGTGTGCTCCCGTCATTCCCCGACGACGCAAAACTGACAAAAATTGAAACGTTAAGATTTGCTCATAATTACATCTGGGCTTTGACCGAAACATTGAGGATGGCTGACCATTTGAGTCACATTCAGACGCATCAGGAAACTAAGACATATTTTCAAGCGCCTGGATCCTGCATGTTGGAACGTGGAAGTCCAGCAAGTATGTATTCTTCCGAATGGGATCCAGGCGCATATTCGCCGTTCTCGCAAGATGCGGGCGGACACTCAACGGACAGTTCTGGGGAAGAATTTCCGTGCCGCTCAAATTATGGTTGGAGCCCTGGGGCGGGATTGGGTCTATCGCACTTTCCTCTGGATGAATCCAGAGTTTTCACTATCCCCTcgtgtttttaatattttcacaatCTATGACACAATAGCCTCCATAAGCCGTTATTTTAGATCACCACTTGGAACACGAAGCAATATGTCTAGTAATGTCTAGTATTATTTTGTATAATAAATTGCTGATACTTGAGATTCAATTGTTTTTAATAAGTAttctttataaatacatttttttatattgtgtgtgaaatttattttatattttttccattttgttttgcgaGTGAAATGTGAGTATAGCCTATAATGATTGCTCAATTTTAGGTTAAGATGTCGCGTTAGACTTGACTACTTTGCATGGTAGTCATGGTGTCAGGTGGTTAATGCTGCAGTGAAATAACGTATGTTGTGTCCATCGTCTTCTTAcgaaataaaaaatgctttgtattAAAACCGTTGTGTTTGATGCTTCAAATCAGTATGCGCCGATATACTGTTCATGAAGCGGATCTCGTTTCAAACTGCTGAGTTTCTGAATTTTTAGCATCTGCGAACAGTATTGATTATTCTACAAATGAGCTATAAAGTGTTCTGAATAATACATGTTTTGTTGCATACAGGATACACAATGACACCTGATCCAAATACTATGAATTGTAGCTGCTAGACTGCAGCACCGCATTCGGGTTGATTGAAAGATGGACAGTGGAAGCCCCAGTTAACCTATGGTTAACTAAAAAAGATAACTTGACTTGTAGCCCAGGGATGGCTGTGGTAGCTGCCTCTGGGTTAATGCAAGCGATATTAGCTCGTTGGGTTGATACAGCACTAGAATCGGGGGACAGCTAGCTAATTAAATAACAAGTTCTCTATTTGAGTTTTTTCGTTTTTTAGTTTAGATTTAATTTTCTGAGAACATATTATTTTCACCATAGCTAGGCTAGCCAAGCTAACATAATCCTTTTAGTTGCGATAGTTGCTAGACAACCCATTGCTAGACAACTAGCCAGGTAGCTAGTCGAACACTGGGGTGCACTGAAAGTAGAGGGGTGAGACCGGCAGTAggtgaaattaaaaaagggggggggggcagatggggcAGTAGAACAGAGGGGCAGTAtagacagagcaggagagaggcgATAGTAGTTGGGAAAGAGGGGCAGTTCTTGTGGATATGGTGGTTGAGGTTGGTTCATGGTGATGCCGCTATCTGACGAAAATTCATTATAGatacaggaacaggaagaaaCTGAAATCACACGAGAGctacaaaggcacacacaccacagagcaCACAACAGATTCACTTCAAACGACCGTCCCCTCACCGACAGTAACTCACAAGAACATCCCATCACTCATCCAACTGGCAGCAAAGCGCATTACACTATCAGTAaacctggctgttctgtcaCAGAGAAAGAGTTACATCCTTTCACAGGGGCACACCAGACACATTTTCCAAACCAGAGGGGAAAAAGTCAACCTCAAATCAaagcacaacacaacagcagtgATTTTAAGTGCCAtaaggaataagtgggtatagataatggatggatggatgaattgatggatggatggatggatggataaaaagCATAATCCAAGGCCATACTGTTGGAGATCCACACGCAGTTCCTGGATGTTCACCGACTGAAGGCACCAGTTGGTATACCaataaaagaaagcaaatgttttggtttaaaaaaagatttatttgatTGTATGTTTGCAATATGGACAGCGCTTTGAAAGAAGGCAGTATTGTTCTGTATAGAAGATAACTGTGCCAAAGCAGATATCTGACCTCGCAGGCTGAATCGCTCTCAGATATTTCACGAGACCCGGGCTTCCTGCTCTCAAAAGTCAGAATCACCGTCAGTTTTTAACTAAAGGCAAAACTTCACTTAAGCTACTAATGGCAGACAGACTGTTCCATGTGCTACAGTAGAGAAATGTATGTAAGCAGGGATAAACAAACCTGCCCACACTCGCCGGCTGTCCCTGAAACAGTCACCGGAGCAGTCAGGTTTACTCgcgaaatccaaaaaaaaaaaaaaaacattctgggcGTCAGAAAACCTACCGCGTCCATTTTGTGTCTTTGTATCGCCACTCGTTGAAAGTTTTGCTCCATTTACTGGAATGTAACTCGTAACTCAAATAATACATAACTCGTAACTAACCGGACAGGTTCGAAACCCCAATGAGACTGAAACCACATTGCTGTTTTACTAAATgaagtgggggggagaggggggcgggggggggggggggtggcagtggCTCCTGAAAATGGCACATTGAGGGGACAGGTTTTTGGCAGTAAACCCAGCGGTGTTCAGAGGGGTGAAACGGTTGGGCGGGCCGACGCGATCCGACGCCACTCTAAAGCTTGCGGGGCAGACGGGTCGGCGGGCCGACGCGCGGCCGGCCGGTTAGCGAGCGCGTTTCCGGTTGTTTTTttcccgggggtggggggggggggcgggcggcgtgtgcgtgcgcgggCGCGggcgagcgagggagcgagggagcggTCTATTTAGGGAACACGGTGACCACGTCGTAGCCCTCGGGCGGCGTCACCCGCTCCCTGGCGTGCTTCTCGCAGTAGATCTGGTCCTCCACGAAAAAGTGTCCCTTCTGTTTGAGGTTGACGTCGCAGTCCGCGCACACGTAGCAGTCCGGGTGCCGGAACTTGTCCCTCAGTTTGACCAGCATGCCCctgggcagaggagaggaggaaaaggcGCCTTTCATTCCAGAGTTTTTGTTCGGGCTAGCCGAGACATGCTAACGAGAGGTTAACGAGAACTAGCCACGATGTATCCTTACGAACACTTTTAGAGATCTCAGTTTggcttcttttgtgtgtgtgtgcgtgcgtgtgtgcatgcatgtgtgggtgtctgtgtaagtgtgtgtgtgtgtgtgtgagacagacctgggtcaactacatatttgttttggattcaaatacttttctgtgctctattgatcttgcctggtttAATTGAGcttgccaatatgaccagaaagCGGGGTTTGCACtctttgagagtatttcattggttccaatacaccaggcaagatcagtaaagcgtagaaaagtatttgaatccaaaacaaatatgtatttgacccaggtctggtgtgagagagtgtgtgtgtgtgtgtgtacgtgtgcgcgcgcgtgtgttcgtatttgttttgtattgtactgAGCTATATCGCTCATGTGGAGAAACATCTTTGTGGCTGTCCAACATATTAACAAGCgggttttttttagaaaatgagaAAGGCCACTCACACGATGCCAGAGCCGCACTTGTCGCAGACGGGCAGTTTGTCCGCGTTCCCCACGGACGCTCCCATCTTGTTGGTGGGCGCCTTGACGCTGCGGAAGCCCGAGGGCTTGTCTGCGTCTCCTGCGGGAGGGAAGAGGGGCTCATTTCACTAACAAACCCACCCCAGCGCTCAGGACATCCCGCGGACAGCTCTGCGTTCGGTTCACAGCACCTGCTCACAAGCGTTTGCAAAGGGAGTTCATCCATGACAGTTGTGCATACTGTTctgtaaaaccttttttttattactggcATTATATTAGAATTCATAACCGTattcataataattaaaatgaaataaatttgggtatatttttaaaacacgaTTAAgtcacactacattacattaacataaaaatatggaTTAGAAGCCTAATCAGatggctggggaaaaaaaacaaacacagatcatGAATGAAAACCCCAACATGAACAAACTAAATTTATACAGCTGCTACTTAGTCTGCTAAttagtctgagggtcgagggcCCATACAAGAACCCTAGAGAGGGTCAGGAGCCCGTACAGGAACCCCAGAGAGGGTCAGGGGCCCATACAGGAACCCCAGAGAGGGTCAGGGGCCCGTACAGGAACCCCAGAGAGAGTCAGGGGCCCATACAGGAACCCCAGAGAGGGTCAGGGGCCCGTACAGGAACCCCAGAGAGGGTCAGGGGCCCATACAGGAACCCCAGAGAGGGTCAGGGGCCCGTACAGGAACCCCAGAGAGAGTCAGGGGCCCATACAGGAACCCCAGAGAGGGTCAGGGGCCCGTACAGGAACCCCAGAGAGGGTCAGGGGCCCATACAGGAACCCCAGAGAGGGTCAGGGGCCCGTACAGGAACCCCAGAGAGGGTCAGGGGCCCGTACAGGAACCCCAGAGAGGGTCAGGAGCCCGTACAGGAACCCCAGAGAGGGTCAGGGGCCCGTACAGGAACCCCAGAGAGGGTCAGGGGCCCATACAGACACCCCAGAGAGGGTCAGGGTGCGGTACAGGAACCCCAGAGAGGGTCAGGGTGCAGTACCTGACTCCAGGATCTCCTGCAGCACTTTAAAGGAAGCGGACTGTCGTGGTGGCTCATCGGACTCCTGATTCTCCTGCAGCATCTTATAGACCTCAGAGTCGGCGACTACCACAGGCATGGCAGGGGCAGGGTCCGCAccactaaataaatacaaaaaaatccaaatataaatacaatataatgacaaaataataataacagactGAGATAACAATAGTTTCTTTTTTAGTAATATACAGACACATTTTGAGCTCCACTCATAAAACCAAGCTCGCTCTCACCTCAAACCTGATTCATAAAAAGCTATGAGCACTGTCGACTTCAGGGCTGCTGCAAGGTTAATAACAATTACACAAAATGTCCAGTAGATGGCAGCAGACTACAGCCAACGTCCTGTCAGACTCACCCATGTTTCTGTTCACATGAAGTTCAACAAACCATTTTTCTGATCacattgcttttatttctcACATTTAGAGCACATGGGAGTGTTTCGATTGAACTTTTCAAAGGTTGGCACTGAACGCAACTGAACACACCACCACTGCAGTGAGAACACTGAAATGGAATGTGATTCACCACTGACCTCATCCCTCCGGATTTTACCACTTTTTCCCCTTACCAGCAATAAATAAGagctgaatgtgtgtatgtgtgtgtgtgtgtgtgcctgcatgtgtgtgtgtgtgtgtgtgtgtgtgtgtgtgtgtgtgtctgttgggggggaggggggtggaatCCTTGATGTCTCCTAACCGTACCCAGTGATGATCGTATcttattctgtgttttattaatgCTGTATGAACTAGTCTAGacgtgtatgtatgcatgtctaGACTAGGCCGGTCTACATCTGCCATCATTTTTCAAGTGGAGACTGAAACCTCAAAATTTTACAGCGAAGGCTTAAGCGTACAGTAAAAAGGAACGAACACCAGTGCACAGAAAACATTCAAATCAACATTTATGAgcacagctttttaaaactgaattagAGTTTTACAAATATACAGCGCTGCTtacatacaaaaacatgtaaagcatgtgtgtggatacactgttttaaaatggagcaaccagggggaaaaaaacactgcatattTCATCTAAAAGGGCGGTGTTATGTATTGTGGATTCGGCGTTAAGTGTCGAATGGAGGAGACGCCAAAGAAATCAccgaaaaaaaaaggggaaaaaaaactgcaaagaaAGACCCAGAACACAACCAGGCTGAAACACAAACTGGCTATGAACCCCAAAAACCTTCTGGAGTGAAATCACCATGGCTACCCTCTCCATGAGTCAGGCAGACTGGAGCGTTACAATGTGTCTGACAAAGGCAACCAGGAACACCTGGTCTGATTATGAATCAGCCACAGCGGGACGAGCCTGCAGGCTAAGCAGCTAGCGCTCATGCTGTCGAACCTCCCGAATATTTCCAGGGAGGGCACGTTTATTGGTGCAGCGCTCTAGTCTTCAGCCTGGGCCCTCGCCTGTGCTGTGTGGTCAGAGCCTGGTCTCTcgcctgtgctgtgtgagacAGCCTTGTCTCTCGCCTGTGCGTTGAGATATCAGCGGTCTGTGTGCCTCACACTGCTGTCACCAGGAAATTACTCAACCGCgctaaagaaaacaaacttgTTTTTCACATAATTCACACAAACCCTGGACTCAGATGAGAGAATGAGAACTCGCGACAGAACAGATGTTGCGCTGAAATAAAACAGCTGGTTCacgaaaaaaaatatatatatatatttttttttaaaacagccgCTTCATGACTCAACATCACACACCTGGGAAAGAGAGTTTAATGCACAAACGTGCGATGCTGAAAGGACACATGTGACCCACCTCTGCGAACAGAGAACTCGGTCAAACCCACAGTGTGACATACGCATCgtctgcacacgctcacagacactCTCTGACTGCACACGCTCACGGACACTCTCTGACTGCACACGCTCACGGCCGCTAACCGGTCAAAATTCACGCAGGTGAATGGGGTCAGACAGTGGCTGCACTATGCTTAGGCAGGctaggaggttgcaggtttgattcctagctGAGGCATTGCCAGACTGCTTTAGAGTAAGCCTCTTAACCTGGACTGAAGAAAGCCATATAAATGGACAGATAAATATCAAATCTGGAAGAAGTGCACGTTCCTCCAAATAACGGCATTTTCCAAGATGACAAAAAATCCAACCAGTTCCATTTTACTTAATAGGTTATTTTTGTAGGTGGAAAACGAGTTGAGAAAGTAACAAACGGAGCTTGCGGACTGGGATTGCGTGTCAGAAAATGCTGCGCTGACATCAACGTGTACAGTCAGGTTTGTCCTCAAACACTAAAGTCACTCACACCAAATAAATGACGCCCTCATAAGTAGGCAGTTCAATTCAGGAAGTTGGGAAACGCTATGGAAACACTCCCCCTTGAAGAGCTTCTTTCAgaatgacacattttaaaactccGCCCCTTCTGGAAGGCTGGGGTCACCATgaatgggtggggtggggtagggggcggggcttactttttgctgggctctgagggggtagggggcggggcttacttTTTGCTGGGCTCTGAGtgggtagggggcggggcttactctttgctgggctctgagggggtagggggcggggcttacttTTTGCTGGGCTCTGAGtgggtagggggcggggcttactctttgctgggctctgagggggtagggggtggggcttactctttgctgggctctgagggggtagggggcggggcttactctttgctgggctctgagggggtagggggcggggcttacttTTTGCTGGGCTCCGGGGGGTTGGCGGCGCTGGCCTTGGCGTCGTCCACGGCGCTGTGGAAGGTCTGGATGTTCTCGGAGGAGTACAGGCCGCTGGGGCTGTTGTAGCGGTTGGTGACCACTTTGGGGGAGGAGCCGGCGGTGGCGAAGGGCAGGGCGCTGCGGTTGTGCGCCGCGCCAATGGGCTTCACCTCCTGCAGgcggcagagagagggggtgaggcGCCACGCGTGTAGGCTacacgcacactacacacacactaaacacacatgaacgctacacacacgccacacacacactaaacacacatgTACGGCACACGTACACTCTATATACATacgccacatacacacacacacacacacacactatgcatgtacacaacgcacacacactaaacacacatgCCACGCATATACGGCACACGTACACTCTATATACATacgccacatacacacacacacacgccacgcatgtacacaacgcacacacactgcacacacatgccacgCATGTACGCCACTCCATGCATGTACATgagacacacactacacacacacaagcaggccacacacatgccacacacacacacaccctgcaggtGACACACGCAGGCAAGGTGCCATGCATAAACGCAGGCCTGACCACGCAGTGACACGCGGTGCAAGATGGTGGGGCGTAAAACACTGGGGGTGAGAAGGTGCTCTCGTGTGCGTTCTAGGACAGGGGTGCACGGTCACGGCCACGGGGGGTACGCACCAGCGCGGGGCGCGTCCTCAGTCCAGACCGAGGGCAGAGTTCAGAGCTTGAACGCTCTAAATTTATTTCGAAGGCCCTTTTTACCTCAGCGCCTGAGCTCAGCTGCTCAGGGACGGAACAGCAGAAGAGACCAGCACCGGGGTCGGTGACGGGCTCGAATCAAGCGCGTTTGAACCGCTGGCCTGAAGGGGGAGCTCTTACAGCAGCGAACCCCTGCTGAGACAGTGCACGTCcccgtcccacacacacacacacacagcggagTCACCCGCATTCCTCTACGCGTACGAAAGGGAGGAGGGACGGGACGTCCCCTTCGCACCCTCCCCCTTCGCACCTACGCATGCCACCGCCCGCTGCCTTCTCCGTGCGAGAACGGGCGGGCGAGCGTCAGATCAAAAAGAGAGGGACTTGCATCGGAGACCGTTTTTTTCCAGAAACACCCGCTTTCTCGCTGTTTGGATCCGAGCTGACAACGGTCTACTTTCTCCGTTTTCTGCGGAGAAGGGTTGGAGAGTTGGGTGGAGTACAAACATTTGAGCCTCGAGGGCCCGTTTCGTTGTGGTGGACCACATTTCCAAACGAGCCGAAGACAGAGCTGTCGAGGGAAACTGTAATTGTTTAACTGACATGAATGTACAATGCTCAGAAACTGTAAACCACTGCTTGAACGAATGAAAGAATGCATCTCGCCTACAGCAAAATAATTCTCCGATTTATCTTGCTCATTTCATACTTCTGTCTTAAAATGACACCGACGCAAACCAATCCTCTTATGGCGTGCTGCAACAGCACATGGGCACACAGGCTTGTTTCCTGTACACGTAGGCTACCTGTAGgaactccccccctccccacctgcacacaccagCATTCAAACCCCCAGCTACAGAGTCAGGAAGAACAGACATTACCAAGCGCTCGGCTTTCAGAGCTACAGAGTCAGGACGAACAGACATTACCAAGCGCTCGGCTTTCAGAGCTACAGAGTCGGGACGAACAGACATTACCAAGCGCTCCGCTTACAGAGTTATGGAGTCAGGGAGAACAGACATTACCAAGCGCTCGGCTTTCAGAGGTACAGAGTCAGGACGAACAGACATTACCAAGCGCTCAGCTTTCAGAGCTACAGAGTCAGGACGAACAGACATTACCAAGCGCTCCGCTTACAGAGTTACGAAGTCAGGAAGAACAGACATTACCAAGCGCTCGGCTTTCAGAGCTACAGAGTCATAAAGAACAGACATCACCAAGCGCTTGGTTTATAGGAAGAACAGGAGCAGTCAGCAGTAACAGATGTCTCAGCACTGGCCTACATCAAGTCAAACTACATTTTTTCAATCTTACCCAAGACGTAACCTTCTGTCAGAGAGCACAGTTCACAAGAGGTTTCTGTTATCAGAACATTGTAGGTACACAGAAAAGAAGTCGTGTTTTAACCTATTTAAACACTTGAGAGAGAATGTGTCACCAGATATTCACACAGAGCTTGAATGGAACAGGTCAGGGGGTCAAGAGGGGGTGGGAACCACAGGGGCTTTACCTCAAAGACAAGCCCAGACTGGAC
It encodes:
- the pdlim1 gene encoding PDZ and LIM domain protein 1 isoform X2, translated to MVTLGSKAAQANLCTGDMILAIDGEPTEGMTHLEAQNKIKSCTDEMVLSVDRSESKMWSPLSSEGGKTNPYKMNLASQPQEVKPIGAAHNRSALPFATAGSSPKVVTNRYNSPSGLYSSENIQTFHSAVDDAKASAANPPEPSKNGADPAPAMPVVVADSEVYKMLQENQESDEPPRQSASFKVLQEILESGDADKPSGFRSVKAPTNKMGASVGNADKLPVCDKCGSGIVGMLVKLRDKFRHPDCYVCADCDVNLKQKGHFFVEDQIYCEKHARERVTPPEGYDVVTVFPK
- the pdlim1 gene encoding PDZ and LIM domain protein 1 isoform X1, which gives rise to MTLRVVMEGPGPWGFRLVGGKDFEQPLTISRVTLGSKAAQANLCTGDMILAIDGEPTEGMTHLEAQNKIKSCTDEMVLSVDRSESKMWSPLSSEGGKTNPYKMNLASQPQEVKPIGAAHNRSALPFATAGSSPKVVTNRYNSPSGLYSSENIQTFHSAVDDAKASAANPPEPSKNGADPAPAMPVVVADSEVYKMLQENQESDEPPRQSASFKVLQEILESGDADKPSGFRSVKAPTNKMGASVGNADKLPVCDKCGSGIVGMLVKLRDKFRHPDCYVCADCDVNLKQKGHFFVEDQIYCEKHARERVTPPEGYDVVTVFPK